One window of Amaranthus tricolor cultivar Red isolate AtriRed21 chromosome 13, ASM2621246v1, whole genome shotgun sequence genomic DNA carries:
- the LOC130798045 gene encoding protein ESSENTIAL FOR POTEXVIRUS ACCUMULATION 1-like, which produces MAASNARNPIPASPLNSQIDKDVPGLDNPIPLSPQWLHPKPGENKIVMSPRENRPSPFTGYGDRSTFTKSPGYVKEIHENQKKKDVFRPTFLDAESGRCDRWRDEERDTNPSARQDRWRDGGKEMDDERKVDRGVDNSSTMHFGEARRAATDRWVDPSKENNNVQRRESKWNSRWGPDDKEVDKWNDVGKQGDIPHEKGLPHVASYGKDERVASHGEDDRKCDQYRPWRPSFLQSRAKAEPPNQQTQLTSKEGPAVGHGRGRRENAATFSFGRGRVNFYSGSNNYSVHGELSPFRYNRTKLLDIYRLTDLKSSNNTLDGLLQVSSLTQEEPLEPLALLAPSPEESAILNGIDKGDIVSSGAPQISKDGSSGRSSNDFVQSRRTKHGSRDDVSISLDDENDRLDHTTGTYTQISESTSHEKQMSAFCYSVSIDPNENHQTHADNKFRVTGTRDADSVLKKGDDVTDNRDSAMKGRVCTQSGIPWRSPSVEQLVNTQRRDWLDVPSDIHSRSSDTSCNEFKWKIGEDSAVRKHPAVVDGEQESRKLVQSSPEYLLLYYKDPQGQIQGPFSGSDIIGWFEAGYFGIDLQVRLVNAPMDSAFSLLGDVMPHLRAKARPPPGFNTTKLNEATELSSRTSLSGLGNIFSGSSGVDLLANERRNSHGLSTEAENRFIESLMSGDVNSNLEKFASTEGFVEQTLSSMPPVGTESGNAILAQRVNLERQKSLTHPYPYLSARDGAPVVPSSDFVRHSTMPQANLLSAVGGMPRQALSQNVEMMSILQGLSDKSSGGMNDGLGGWPNFSGQGNIDPFKDTTDLHHSQSFPQGAYGIPQQQQNHPTITNLLSQTLDSSTGVLPDKLLTSGLTQDPQVLNLLQQQYMQLHSQQSTPSQQLSLLDKILLLKQQQKQEEQQQLMLQQQQLLCQVEQQQLMRHQQQLLSQALSDQQVVHRYGDPAFGQLKSSVSSVDQLILPQHSPLLQLNSQPTVSGMLDAKTSIMPQQVSQDLRRTVPTEGSSLHLPHQLFGNLQPNQSSISTYFNDIKNNDLSSLSKMMDSLTTSEAMEKCQSAHALENPASDVLTQSSIGQVVESNLKTVLPTSVVDSGINVMVSDPASFDLSESSVCKSSAVSLENKILSFERTDDAEHIPAVVPEETAVKEFHEEVTSLKEAKNVETREVKKNSDKKSRKQKSSKAQPSPDQARGASKASTQKFKQSDVEEALAVELPVTTKETLDGRSVEIARENKYSQEIDLSTSTNLPVGASESREAKGEQKQSDVITQQSAQLNSSLSAWKPAVCVKPKSLKEIQQEEQKKAQMEIPASSVSASVSPLSLSSPWTGVVANAEPKVSREFRHDIAISEHHLGKGELLKSKKSGLHDLLAAEVLAKSSDRSFEFADNASSLPPLSTVPSQGHVVDDESFIEAKDTKKSRKKAAKAKVAGTKVSAVASSADGTVASSPGEKGKFSKHVQADKEVFSAPPSGPSLGDFVPWKGDSTSPSPAPAWSTDTGKFPKPTSLRDILKEQEKKVAPVAQSPISTPQKPHSSQVRSGSWSISASSPSKDASPVQIISQLSPQSKHKGEDDLFWGPPDQSKQETKQAVFSQLNNQGSWATKSTPTKVTPGASIRRQKSAGGRGLEHYASSSPSSAQVCIKGKQDGNTKHLEAMDFREWCENESVRLTGSKDTSVLEFCLKQSRSEAESLLIENFGSFDPNHEFIEKFLNYMELLSADVLELAFLSRNDLKAYNNVARDMNSDNCGFEDFDRDGVAGNNRSSKGGKKKGKKGKKVSPAVLGFNVVSNRIMMGEIQSVED; this is translated from the exons ATGGCTGCCTCCAATGCACGCAATCCCATCCCTGCCTCCCCTCTCAACTCTCAGATCGACAAAG ATGTCCCTGGACTAGACAATCCTATCCCACTTTCTCCTCAATGGCTTCATCCTAAGCCAGGAGAGAATAAGATTGTGATGTCGCCAAGg GAAAATCGTCCCAGCCCTTTCACGGGCTATGGAGATCGCTCAACTTTCACCAAGTCTCCGGGATATGTCAAGGAGATACATGAGaaccaaaagaaaaaagatgTTTTCAGACCGACTTTTCTTGATGCAGAATCCGGGCGTTGCGACCGTTGGCGTGATGAAGAAAGGGACACCAACCCTTCAGCTCGTCAGGATCGTTGGAGGGACGGAGGAAAAGAAATGGATGATGAGCGGAAAGTTGACCGGGGGGTTGATAATTCATCCACTATGCATTTTGGAGAAGCACGTCGAGCTGCAACTGACAGATGGGTTGATCCAAGCAAGGAGAATAATAATGTGCAGCGTCGGGAGAGTAAGTGGAACTCACGCTGGGGTCCAGATGATAAAGAGGTGGATAAGTGGAATGATGTTGGGAAACAAGGAGATATTCCTCATGAAAAAGGGCTGCCACACGTAGCTAGTTATGGGAAGGACGAGAGGGTAGCTAGTCATGGAGAGGATGACAGGAAGTGTGATCAATATCGACCATGGAGACCTAGTTTTTTGCAAAGTCGTGCAAAAGCAGAGCCTCCAAATCAACAAACTCAATTGACAAGCAAAGAAGGTCCTGCAGTTGGCCATGGGAGAGGCCGTCGAGAAAATGCTGCAACCTTTTCTTTTGGTCGTGGAAGGGTTAATTTTTATTCAGGTAGTAATAACTATTCTGTTCATGGAGAGTTATCTCCCTTCAGATATAACAGGACAAAGTTGCTTGATATTTACCGGCTGACTGATTTAAAATCTTCAAACAACACACTGGATGGATTGTTGCAAGTCTCCTCTCTTACTCAGGAAGAACCTTTGGAGCCTCTAGCACTTTTGGCACCTTCGCCTGAAGAATCA GCTATTTTGAACGGAATTGACAAAGGAGATATAGTAAGTAGTGGTGCACCTCAGATTTCTAAGGATGGATCTAGTGGGCGAAGCTCAAATGATTTTGTGCAATCAAGAAGGACGAAACATG GGAGCAGAGATGATGTATCAATTTCtcttgatgatgaaaatgatagaCTTGACCATACTACGGGTACTTACACACAAATTTCAGAGAGCACATCCCATGAGAAGCAAATGTCTGCATTTTGTTACAGTGTTTCAATTGATCCCAATGAAAATCACCAGACGCACGCGGATAATAAGTTTAGGGTTACAG GTACCAGAGATGCTGATTCTGTTTTAAAGAAGGGCGATGATGTCACAGATAATAGAGATTCTGCAATGAAGGGGCGTGTTTGTACTCAGTCTGGAATTCCATGGCGGTCACCTTCTGTTGAACAGCTTGTAAACACGCAGCGACGTGATTGGTTAGACGTTCCAAGTGATATTCACTCTAGAAGCTCTGACACCAGCTGCAATGAATTCAAATGGAAAATTGGTGAAGATTCTGCTGTCAGGAAACATCCTGCTGTTGTTGATGGGGAGCAAGAGTCAAGAAAGCTTGTGCAATCTTCACCAGAGTACCTATTGCTTTATTACAAAGATCCACAAGGCCAAATACAGGGTCCTTTCTCTGGCAGTGATATAATTGGGTGGTTTGAGGCTGGATATTTTGGCATAGATTTGCAAGTTCGGCTGGTGAATGCTCCAATGGACTCTGCATTCTCCTTACTAGGTGATGTGATGCCCCACTTACGAGCCAAAGCAAGGCCACCACCTGGATTTAACACTACAAAGCTGAATGAAGCAACTGAGCTTTCTAGTAGGACAAGCTTAAGTGGGCTTGGGAACATTTTTTCTGGCTCCAGTGGTGTGGATTTACTTGCGAATGAACGCAGAAATTCTCACGGGCTGTCAACTGAAGCTGAGAACAGATTTATTGAGTCGTTGATGTCCGGAGATGTCAACAGTAATCTGGAGAAATTTGCCTCCACAGAAG GTTTTGTTGAACAGACTTTGAGTAGTATGCCGCCTGTGGGGACCGAAAGTGGAAATGCTATTTTGGCTCAAAGAGTAAACCTTGAACGGCAAAAGTCTTTGACTCATCCTTATCCGTATTTGTCAGCAAGAGATGGAGCCCCTGTTGTTCCATCCTCTGACTTTGTTAGACATTCCACTATGCCACAAGCAAATCTTCTTTCCGCTGTTGGTGGTATGCCTCGGCAAGCTCTTTCTCAGAATGTTGAGATGATGTCCATTCTTCAAGGTTTATCTGACAAGTCTTCAGGTGGAATGAACGATGGCCTTGGTGGTTGGCCAAATTTCTCTGGACAAGGCAATATTGATCCATTCAAAGATACAACTGACTTGCATCACTCTCAAAGTTTTCCTCAAGGGGCATACGGAATACCGCAGCAGCAACAAAATCATCCAACAATAACAAATTTACTATCCCAAACTTTGGATAGTTCGACCGGCGTTTTACCTGACAAGCTACTTACTTCTGGTCTTACACAAGACCCTCAAGTGTTGAATCTGTTGCAGCAGCAGTATATGCAATTACATTCTCAACAGTCCACTCCAAGCCAACAATTGTCATTGTTGGATAAGATCCTATTGCTTAAGCAGCAACAAAAACAGGAGGAGCAGCAGCAGTTGATGCTTCAGCAACAGCAATTGCTTTGTCAGGTGGAGCAGCAACAATTGATGCGACATCAACAGCAATTACTTTCTCAGGCTCTATCAGACCAGCAGGTTGTTCACCGTTATGGAGATCCAGCATTTGGACAATTAAAGTCCTCAGTGTCATCTGTTGACCAGTTAATTCTTCCTCAACACTCTCCTCTATTGCAGTTGAACTCTCAACCTACGGTTTCTGGTATGCTAGATGCTAAAACTTCCATCATGCCTCAGCAAGTTTCCCAGGACTTGCGTCGTACAGTTCCTACTGAGGGCTCATCTTTGCACCTGCCTCATCAGCTGTTTGGAAATCTTCAGCCTAATCAGTCCTCTATTTCGACATATTTTAACGACATCAAGAATAATGatttatcatcattatcaaaaATGATGGACAGTTTAACTACTTCTGAAGCAATGGAGAAATGCCAGAGTGCTCATGCATTGGAGAATCCTGCTTCTGACGTTTTGACACAATCTTCAATAGGCCAGGTGGTAGAGAGCAATCTAAAGACAGTACTGCCTACTTCAGTGGTGGACTCAGGCATCAATGTGATGGTTTCTGACCCTGCATCTTTTGACTTGTCTGAATCATCTGTGTGTAAATCATCTGCGGTGTCTCTGGAGAATAAGATCTTGAGTTTTGAGAGAACTGATGATGCTGAGCATATACCTGCAGTTGTTCCGGAGGAAACTGCTGTTAAGGAGTTCCATGAAGAGGTAACATCATTAAAAGAAGCAAAAAATGTTGAAACACGTGAGGTTAAGAAAAATTCGGATAAGAAGTCAAGGAAGCAAAAGTCTTCCAAAGCACAACCATCTCCAGACCAAGCGAGGGGAGCCTCCAAAGCATCCACTCAGAAATTCAAGCAATCTGATGTTGAAGAAGCCCTTGCTGTAGAATTGCCTGTAACTACTAAAGAAACTTTAGATGGTAGGTCTGTGGAGATAGCTAGAGAAAACAAGTATTCCCAAGAAATTGATCTCTCTACCTCAACAAATTTGCCTGTTGGTGCTTCTGAATCTAGGGAGGCCAAAGGTGAGCAGAAGCAGAGTGATGTCATTACTCAACAAAGTGCTCAATTAAATTCTTCACTGAGCGCTTGGAAACCTGCTGTTTGTGTGAAGCCCAAGTCACTTAAAGAAATTCAACAGGAAGAGCAAAAGAAGGCACAAATGGAGATCCCTGCCTCTTCTGTTTCTGCTTCTGTTAGTCCTTTGAGTCTCTCATCTCCTTGGACTGGAGTTGTTGCCAATGCTGAACCTAAAGTATCTCGGGAATTTCGTCATGATATTGCTATCAGCGAGCATCATTTGGGAAAAGGAGAGCTGTTAAAAAGCAAGAAGAGTGGACTGCACGATCTTTTGGCCGCTGAAGTGTTAGCAAAGTCTAGTGACAGAAGTTTTGAGTTTGCTGACAATGCTTCTAGTCTCCCACCATTATCTACAGTGCCTAGTCAGGGGCATGTGGTTGATGATGAGAGTTTCATTGAGGCCAAAGATACCAAGAAGAGTCGCAAGAAAGCTGCAAAGGCGAAAGTTGCTGGAACAAAAGTTTCTGCAGTTGCTTCTTCTGCTGATGGGACAGTGGCATCAAGTCCTGGTGAGAAAGGAAAATTTTCTAAACATGTACAAGCTGATAAGGAAGTTTTTTCGGCACCACCATCTGGTCCATCTCTTGGAGATTTTGTACCTTGGAAGGGTGACTCAACTAGTCCTTCTCCTGCTCCTGCATGGTCTACAGACACTGGAAAGTTTCCCAAACCCACATCGTTGAGGGACATCTTGAAGGAACAGGAAAAGAAGGTGGCACCAGTTGCGCAGTCTCCGATATCAACTCCTCAAAAACCTCATTCAAGTCAGGTGCGTTCAGGTTCTTGGTCAATATCAGCGTCATCACCATCAAAAGATGCATCTCCAGTTCAAATTATTTCTCAACTTTCTCCACAATCGAAGCATAAAGGAGAAGATGACTTGTTTTGGGGTCCACCTGATCAGTCAAAGCAAGAAACCAAACA GGCAGTTTTTTCTCAGCTCAATAACCAAGGGAGTTGGGCAACCAAAAGTACTCCCACAAAAGTAACACCTGGAGCTAGTATTAGACGACAGAAGTCTGCTGGTGGGAGGGGTTTGGAGCACTATGCTTCATCATCACCTTCGTCTGCACAAGTGTGTATAAAAGGAAAGCAAGATGGGAATACAAAGCATTTGG AGGCAATGGACTTCAGAGAATGGTGCGAGAATGAATCAGTTCGGCTTACTGGAAGCAAGG ACACAAGTGTCCTGGAATTTTGCTTGAAGCAATCAAGATCTGAAGCCGAGTCACTTCTCATAGAAAATTTTGGATCTTTTGATCCAAATCATGAGTTTATTGAGAAGTTTTTGAATTACATGGAGTTGCTATCAGCAGATGTCCTGGAGCTCGCATTTCTAAGTCGGAATGATCTGAAGGCCTATAATAATGTAGCCAGAGATATGAATTCTGACAATTGTGGTTTTGAAGATTTTGACCGAGACGGTGTCGCAGGTAACAACAGGTCTTCCAAAGGAGGGAAAAAGAAGGGGAAGAAAGGAAAAAAGGTTAGCCCCGCTGTTTTGGGGTTCAATGTTGTCAGCAACCGCATTATGATGGGCGAGATCCAATCTGTAGAAGACTAG